In the Melanotaenia boesemani isolate fMelBoe1 chromosome 14, fMelBoe1.pri, whole genome shotgun sequence genome, GAGTGGTGGTAATGGTGACAAAGATGACATTTTTAAAGGTGATAACAATTGTGCATGCTTGAGTCCGAATCAGATCCAGAATATGAAGGTGAGCAGAATGCTAAACCACCAAACCAAAAGACGCAACAGGATGTCTGCTGAGGTGGCTCTTTGGctgtcaaacaaacacaaaaaattaattattttataaccTCTCATAAACATAACAGCTGAATGAATTAACTTTATTATGGTGtcatataacagaaaaaaatccttgcAGTATAACaacttgttttatttgcttGCAAGTCTTCAAATATCCATATCATCCCTTTGTTTGCCAGGAAAAATGTCCATGGTAATCATCTGTCACTGACAAGggagagttttttctttttattgaaattcaGTTTACTGTACACAGAACAGTATTTCTATACCTGTACCCTACACGTCACCTATACCTTCCCTACACACCCCCTTATGCATTATTCCATGactatattttctgttttacacaATTTTcttcaataatttaaaataacacatgagagctcttttctttcatttccctCACCTTTTGTAACAGACCTATGAAGGTACAATGGTCTCATTACATAGTGCATGCAGTTGTTTCAAAGTCTACGGCACAGGTATCTTGTTGTGGTCgtcaagggccactgtcctacCGGTTGTACCGGTGTTTTCCTGTTTCAGTAAACATGACTCAAATAAGCTATTGAGGAAATCCAATAATTTGAATTGATgcgttggagcaggaaaacatctaagaactgcaggacagtggccctcgtGAACAGGATTTCCCCTGTCTGCAATAAAAGGCTAAAGATAGCAGAAGTTTTAAAGTCAAAAGATTACAACCATCATCTTTCTGGCACTTAGACCAGTACAGtcaattttactgttttaatgcCCTCTTTGTGTGATAAGACTAACAGAAATGAGccttttctgatttctgacaaaATACTATGAagatatttatctttatttattattattcatagacatttttttgcatttcctctATTTCAGTGTTATCTAAATATATGCTTGCAAAATGTAACTGTGATATTGTCTATGGAACCCTCCTAGTGACATGTTAGAAAAGATATTGTGCTGTCATGATGTGTTGCTAAGGCATGGGAACAGAATATTTGTCCCATGCCTAACTCAAATCAAACAGCACAACCTGCCCAATGTCAGATTTTGTTTGCAATGCATGTGCAATTAGTATAAATCACAGGCTGCACCAGGTACATTTGTGAATCATTTATGATGTTGAAATTATGTGTGTGATCCATTTAAACACCATATTGTACTCCTGCTTGTTTTGGACCCCACATTCCAGACACagtattgtgtttttatggatATACTGTAGATATAGCCTCTAAGAAATGCGTCATAGCCAAATGTTGAATATATCTAATGTTTAAATGAGTCCCAAGATTAAAGCcaatctttaaaataataaaacccactgtatatgtaaataaaatgaactcaAAGATGACTTGACATGACTTTGCATTCTAAAAGAAAATGGCTATGGTTTACTTCAAATGTATGCAGGGTGCCATCCCCTCATGTCATAGCCTGAAATTACTCTCAAAATGAGAAAGGTCATGTAGTTATAACACACCAGAATGGTTTTAGAACAGAGTTCATGTTGGCTATTCACTAATGTTGGTGCTAAACTGCAAGAATTTGCAAGGTATCATTCTGTTACTATATTTTAAGATGATATTTGATGAATAAGATGACGAGTAATATTTTAAGCTTTCATTCTAGTCCAGTGCAAGACAAAATGGTACAGGAGGTAATTCCTGCCAACAGCTATTACCCTCTGGAACAAGGCTTTACcatctaattaattattatggttttcatttaaaaaataaaaaaaatagtacaaCATTGcaattttcatttcataattCATCCTATTATTAAAGTGAATGACTTaagaatgcatttttaaatgtgtaattaattttattgttgattcggattgtttttatggttaaggtgtttttaatgtcatatCAAAGAATATAGTTGAAATGGTACTGCAATAAAATTTTCCATGCAAGCTGACATTGAAGTGTTgtcttcctcttttctcttatcttatcttaaatcTTCCCCTGCACTTAAAAATATTGTCCTCTAGACAAGATTTACACTTACTTGGTAAGTGTAGATATGTACCCAAATGTatgtacccaaatttccctgaggactctccaaagggattaataaagtatttctattctattctatagtgAGTATTCTGATCTGCTTTATCTActttctccttgttttatgttctgttttccACACATATTTTCAGGAACAGTTTTCTATGTTCTTTTCCTTTGTGTGTCCTGTTATTTCCATATGAAAGCTATgttttttctataaatatatgttttcacTATGATCCCATATATTGATAAGGTGGGTTGTGCAATGTCTGTTTCTGTTATGGTATGTGCTTTCGGCTCTGTATTTCATTATGATGTGCCTAATAGGCCTTGCTAAGCTAAGGttgggttttctgttttgttttatggtttACATGTAGCTCTATTGCTCTGGGTTGGGCTTTAATCCTTATTTTTGAGGATCTcgttttgtgattttgtgtgAGCTTCCTGTTATTTTTAGCAGCTGTGTTCTTTGTTCCTTGTTCAAGTTTTCTTATGTATTTCCTTAGCTTTCTAAAAACCAAagctgtcatttttttcatgtttttgccTGTTTAATGTGCATTAGGGTCCAAACCATGACAGTTTTATAACTATAATACTCTACTCATATGCACCTAGTTTTTTATCACTGGCATCAAGGTGGTTTTTTGTACAGAAATGCTAATGTAGGGCCTTTTCACACAAACATATCTATTTTGCAATCCTAATACATCTCTCAGAATCAAAAggctgacaaaaaaagaaaaaaaaaaagtttctggtaaatacaaaaataagtaGGTGGCGTTTTCTCAGTAACAAGGTGTGATGCTGTCGTTCTTCAGAATTCTCAGTGacaagtcgctttggataaaagcatctgctaaatgactgtagaatagaatagaatagaataaataaatgcaaatataaaaaagtcCTGTAAAGATTGGTGCTAGCAGGATCTTAGCTACATCTACTGTTACCAAGTAAACAAAAGAGTTAACAGTGCATATTGTGATGTAAGCCACACAGCTGGCAGCACACAATCTGGTGTTGTGAGCCTAAAACATCAGCTGTCCTTTCTGCACATAAACAGCTCAGCTGGATTGTCTGAAAATTGATTCAAAGCGGGTCAGATTCAAAGTGGAGAGTCTGTTATCTAGATCAGATATAATCCAAGAccatatgtttatttttgaatAAATACGTAAAACTATTGATAAACTTTACTCTATAAAGCTGGAGAACCTGCCATATGTAATCGAGAGAGATGAATTATggtagaatttttatttattatttacaaaatTATTTGAGGTGAATAGGGTAAAAGAAAGCAGTATAGATAAAATTACATGGAAGCAACAGCTATTTCATTTCTGCTGTACATTGGCTGGAAGCTATCCCAGTCCAAGCTGCTATTAGGCGAGATgcagggtacactctggacaggttgccagtccgtGACAGAGccaacaaccactcacactttAAAAATGCTGTCTAGAAACATGCTTGTTTTTAGACTGTGGAAAGAAGCTGGAGTACATGCAAACTCTACACATAAAGTGGTAACACATTCAGTATCCCAACTACTGGAATGAGAAGCTAtttgcaataaaataaactacagttaaatattaagcaaataagtaataaaaataaataaatatataaacaaaaaataaatcaataattaagtaaaaataaatacacaaaaaaaacatgttaattacatcattaaaatttaattaaataaaattgaaaattaCCAGAAGTGATGTAACTTTGTGACACTAAATGTTTCCAGTGAAAGAAGTTCTGGTAGAAAtcagaaaaatcttaaaaactGGTTGGGGTCAAAGTAAATTCTCTCAGATTATGTGGTGATTATGTACTTGAAAGCAAGACAGAAGTAGAAATGCAGGGTAAAGGTAAGTCATTGGCTCAGGATTTGTTCAGATCTATTAGATTATGGAGAGAAATCCCTGTATAGCAACCATAGCTGAAAGACGGTTTCTTGAACTAATGGTTCATAGCTTTTATTTAACAAGGATGAGTTATCTATATTAAGATGTGCTGGACCATACTAAACATATTTTACATGCAGAACACATGTTTTTTGTGACAGAAACAACTTCTGCCATCTGCCTTTTCTCCCTTACATCCCTggctttttctctttgtctctcataaagacacatacacacacagccacataAGATCATGTGATGTAGAAAGTTGGCTGCTTTCTTCTCCAGCAGGTCCTCGCCTCTCTTCAACACAAACTATTCTACGTAACCCTTTCTGTTCAGTTACGCTTTCCAAACCCTCCCTGACCCTCACACCTGAGTACTTATCTGTAAGAAACCTCTCATGATGTGCTCAACCATCACTCATACACACGTGTGTTTCAGAGTAGGTCTTTGGAGGGGAGGCAGCTGCTGAAGAGCGAAGAGCACTGTCAGCACATTCTTTATTACTGGACTGAACTAACAGGAGAGAACTGGTGAGTCTTTGAAATACTTTACTTGATTTTTTAATTCAACTTGTTTAAAGCAGGTAACTTCTGCTTTGTTTATAtaaactgcaataaaacacattaacctctaaagtctcattgacagttgtTGGCTAAGCTGTACATATTGAAACGAACAAGGTGCTCAAGGTGCTAGAAGCAAACCTCATGGACTATAGAACTTTTTTAGCTGCATTTATCCTTCGACAGGGAAAACACTTCTTTAAAGTATGTTTTTGCAGctgaaagagaaagacaagaaGTCATCTAAGGTAAATATATATCAGGCTAAAGTTTTAACATAGACataaatttaatattattaactTGTGCATTATTATATTACAAATAGTGGCTATGGTGCTAACAGTTTTGGGGGCTTTTACAAAGCATAAGCATATTCATGCAGCAAACTTTGAGACAAAGTGAAGCAGTGACTTTAGGGATCATTTTATAATCATGACCTAAATATTTGTGaatcctttttttattgttgtttatttgtaaacgatgcaaaaacaaaaagcagtagAATAGAAATGTAGAATTTTATcgttctttcattcattcatttttaatttttatttttaatcttttttattttattttattgccattttatttatgtttttttaagcttttgatTTGCTCTGTTGCACTTTGAGAAAGTGTTATGTAAATTAGGCTGAGATTAGTCCCTTTTTTGTAAAGCTGGTAGAGATTAAACAAAACTATTGAACTACTGACATAGCTCATAGAATTGTAATTTTTATAGCTATGAACATGAATTATGTTTTTTCATTACAAACAAGTAAAGGTTTCATTTTATGGGCTTTCTCAGAGAATGACTGTTTTAGCATTTAAGGCcttaaagaataaaaacgtACTAATAAACAACTCTCCCTCACTTACAATGATTCTTTAAGGAATGAGGTCTTGGTTCCTTGGtatcagatttaaaaatgcattctAGCATACTTTATTCAAAATACGAGCTGGCAGCTGGACTCTGTAGAAATCCCCCTGTGTTAAATTCATGccatgtaaatgtagccaaaTGTTTCTGCTGGTGACTTGCCTGTTACATGTAAAAAGACAGGTTTGTGCAGAAACATGGAGAGTGTAGTTTTTTCATTTGAGCCTATAGGACACAAACTAAGCACTAACCAGTTATGTCCTCTATGTATTCagtattcttttatttattcttaataaaaaaaaataaataaagaaaaaaacatattaaattaacAACAGAACAGTTAAAAAGAAGTGTTATGAAATTCAAAAAAGAGCCGGATGAAGTACATACGTACTTATTCCTGCCCCCCAttctaataatttttttatgactTGAACTCCAGCCTCCTGAGAGAAAGTCTTGTCCATGCATGTCCACCATCTCTTACCTCAAAACTTTGATTTTGCTAAATTAAATTTCCTCAACCATTAACACACTGTTGCAGATCACTACCTAGCATGTTGAAAGAATTTGCTAAAGGTTATCAGCTGCATTTAAATGTGACacctgatgatgaagatgagtaCAAAGATAACTGGCATGGTCTATAAGTTTTAGATATGTTCTTCCTCTTTATGTGAATTTTATCTTTTGACttttgtgttgtattttctgCCATGTTgcagcttagcttagcttacatcctatttcattttaaaagtttgttgcCTTTTGTATTTCAGATTTTGCTTCTGTTTATTGCTCATCTTTGTAGATATATTGTTTCTTTATTCtctccttttttgtgtgtgtgttagttgtCAGCTCTTTGTTGTAACCTACCAGTAGGGTATCAGTTTTCATTGTTCTGCCTATGGATTCAAGTGTTTGTTTACCATACCTGGCTtctatgagtgtgtgtttgagtccGACTTCAGAGCCACCAATGATGGTGATGACCAATGTTAATGCACAGCTCAAAACTAAATAGTGGTCTAACAAAGAAAGGTAGAAAATTAATTTGAAGAGAGCTAATTTTGAAGCTGGGTGAACACTTCTGATTATAGATGTTAGTTATTTCTAAAGACTTTTTGGTTGCATTTTCTCATTGAAAgtaaagagacataaaaatgattatttcatTATTGTTAAGTTCCTGTGAAACCCTTTCAATTAAATTTTTCCCAAATACTGTACGTGCTTTGtttcttcatctgttttttttttcttttttttgtttgtttttttgtttgttgttttttttttatcactaaCTGACTGTAACTCTGACAGGCTCACTGAACATCTGGATCCAAAACCATCTACAAGACAGAGGCCTCAAACTCAAATAATGAAGCAGCAGTCTGCAGGTGAACCATCAGAACCAGGCTTCGTTCTGGCCGACTACGCTGTCTTTGCTGCCATGTTGTCAATATCTATGGCAATAGGTCTTTTTCAGGCCCTGAAGAGGAAGTCAGGGGACTCATGTGCTGATGACTTCTTCACAGGAGGCCGCAGCTTGCCAGCTGTGCCTGTTGGACTGTCACTCTGTGCCAGTTTTATGTCAGCCGTCCAGGTTCTGGGTGTTCCCTCTGAAGGTTTTCGCTATGGCTTTAAATTCCTTTATATGTGCCTCGGCCAAAGCATCAACTCCCTGCTGACAGCTTACCTGTTCATGCCAGTTTTCTTTCGACTGGGCATCACTAGCACTAATCAGGTCAGCTGTTGCTTCAGGCATTTCATAAACTGGAGTCTATTGTTGAAAGTCTGACTAGAGTAATGGCAACCTCAAGTTACATGTTTTCTCCTATCCAGTATCAGCCATTGAGAGCTTTAAGCTGttataatccatccatccagtttctATACTTTCTTATTCCAATGCAGAGTCATGGTGGGTCTGTTACCCAACTCAAATTTAGATGCTCTGGCAGGCAGTTTATTCCAGTTTAGGGGCTTTGACTGCAAGCACTCTGTCACCCTTACTGTTCAGCTTTGTGTTTGGAACagataaaactaaaagaaaaagaagttgtgCTAACCCATCTTGGAAAAGGTGgtgacagattaaataaaaagagttTGGACAAAATTTTACCACTGATAATTTACAAGTAGATATTATTTAGACACCAAGCATCCCAATGCTATTTATATACAGCTAAAAGTATTTACCAAAAAGATATTTACCCATACTTTCCTTAGTTTATACAAAAACAGCTATACACAGCAATATTCATgtataagtttaaaaaaaagatttatttttgatGAGGAAATAGTTAGAGATTTCAAagtttaattacaaaaataatttataatcaGGATTACATTCCAACCAGTCAATGACAGCTTAGAAACAAAATCAGGTTTTTTCTCAAGCTGATAAAAACGCACCTGTAAGCTatgaaaaaaaggcaaatagaGGTGAAGAAGGATGAAAGCTGTATGCAGTAATATTCCATGATGATATAACTCTAGCCATCTGCCTGTCACAGTACCTGAAGATGAGATTTGGCAGAGGCATGCAGCTGCTGGGAAGCATCCAGTTTGTCCTTGCAACGGTAAAACAGGCCTTGTTATCAGCTTACTCAAAGTTCAGTGTTTAGTGCTATTACagagatgaaaaatatttaatgcaaatgtctGCAAATGCAAATTTTCCTTCTTGCATTTGCTTGTAATCTGCTTGTGTTTGCATATTCTCAGCTGCTTTACACAGGGATCGTCATCTATGCACCAGCCTTGATTCTCAACCAAGGTAGGTGAGACTAAACGTTTCTGAAGAAAATAATAAGACATTTCCATTATGaattttgtttacattatatatatatatatatatatatatatatatgattgaTCATGATTTTCTCAATGCAAATTCCAAGGTATTCAAGGTGTAGACATGTTCTACAACATCGTGAATAACCTTTTGGAATAATTTTATACTGTACTGATCATACTGTGAAGCACAGCAAATTTAGATTCCATGGTTATAacagtaatatttaaaaattacaataatttcTATGAGTGGCAAGACATGGGGAGTATGTGAACTTTCCCACTCTGGGACATTCACACAGAGATcaacaacaaaagataaaaaacaaaagaaaaaaaaacatttatcactacaaccaaagtaccaagtAAACACTCACAGAACAAAAAGCtgttagtgtataaacccactggacatctcagtgactgtgtgtgaggaatgaggagtgatcagagatgagtgtgattgtgcaatTCTACAtctatggaggctagaggcagactagggcagcaCAGAGACCTGGCAATCAGCAGCAATCTCGCAGCACGAACCCAAGTCACCCCACCACCAGCCAGAGCAGGGCATAGACCCCGGCAGGCCATGATTGCCagccaccaaaaaaaaacaaaaacaaaaagaactatATTACACACAGGAAATCAATATAGTGCACTGAATCTTCAGTTTTGTTGAATTCCTTATCATCCATTGttatgttttctattttcaCATGTGATCATTCCAGTGGGTTGTGCAGTAAACAAGATAATTGTTTTGGTGAAGTTTTTGCCCACtagatttacttatttatttttttaggaatcAAAAAAGTGAGGACTAACTGTGGTAAATGTTGAGCGTCAAActcaataaaacaacagaacaacTTTTGCTTTTGCAGCTACTGGACTCAATATGTGGGTTTCCCTATTTTCCACTGGGATAATCTGCACATTGTACACTACTCTGGTAAGAACATACCATTTATATCTTTATCAGACTGTCAGTTTAGACAGCCACTCTTCGAAGAAGAATCATTTGTATCGACACTCGTATGTGCAGCATATTTTTCCCCCTCAGTGTACTTGATGGAAGTTCTTCAAGATTTATTGATTACCTCCCACCAAGATGGCAGGAAAAGGGACAGGAGGAAAAAGAATAATACTTtatactgtttatttttaatttattatatactAAACTGTCACTTGGTTtatcatttttgtgttttctgttacaCAGATTAGGAAATTTCAATCATGAGTTTGAACAGATGCTTATAATAAAATACTAATGTGTCCCCAAAGTTCAAACTAAGTCTTTTTCTCACCTTGACAatccttctctctgtctctgtcatcTTTTGTGTGCAGGGTGGCATGAAGGCTGTGATCTGGACTGACGTGTTCCAAATCATTGTCATGTTGTCAGGGTTCATAGCAGTTTTGATCCATGGCACAGTTCTGGTTGGTAGTCCTTCACAAGTACTGGAGATCGCCATCAATGGATCCCGTGTTAATTTTAATgagtaaatacattttcagtgcaACAAATATTTAGATAATAAGTAGATATTGCAACTAAATagagatattattattattattattatttatttttattattattattattgttgttgttgttgttgttgttgttattattagaTATTAGGTATATTTTATCATTAGATATTATGCAGTAAAGTCCATGGGTAGGAATTACTCAAAGGGCCCACACAGGATAGTAGCGTATTAATAGATGGTTGTGATATTCCTCCACAGTTTTGACTTTGACCCAAGGAAGCGTTACACCTTCTGGACCCTCTCTGTTGGCGGTACCTTGGTTTGGTTGTCCATGTATGGAGTAAACCAAGCACAAGTCCAGCGGTACATCTCCTGCCGATCGGAGCGAGATGCCCAGTGGTGAGTGGAGACATGTTTATAGCTTAAAGTTCCTGCACTTTAAGACTTAATATATCGGCAATTAGCTGGATTTAAGATAAATTTATATTAAGATGTGAATTAGAGTGaatgcatgttctccccatgtatctGTGGGTTTTCACCATGTGCACCAGCCTGTAAGGTTACCTGGTCACTCAAAATCCCAGCACTGCTGCTCCAGCTTTCCCACAACCCTAATTGTActaagctgaaaataaataaatgaatttccACTAACTGATAGCACAGAGTGTGATATCATTCATTGTGCTGAAACTTGGGAATGggagtgtttttgttattttaaataaaggctTTTATTCAAGGTATTACCTAAAGAAACATGCATGTTTAGTGAAGAAGTGTCCTGGATGTCTGGAGTCTAAGCACAATCTAATGCACCATCTGGTGCATCAAGCCACTTTGTTCTGCAGCATGTTGTTCACCTATTTCTGTCTTGAGACAACCTGACCACCAAGTACATGGCCTAAATCTCTTCAAGTATGTATGTCATTGTTAAACCTCATTATGAAACGCATCAAGCTGAACTAATTTTTTCCTTGTGATATTCCAGGTCAAAATCATGTTAAAATACTTCATAATTTGGACTCTATGTTGATGCCTCACAGTAAAAGCTTATTTAAAAGGAAACTGAGTGATCAATGGATGAAAATCAAATTTGCAACCACAACTGATTAACTTCAAGAACTTTGACCTGAACTCCAGCTGAATTAATAACTTCAGCAGCAGTAATAAatcacataaacaaacacacttagGCCCATAAACACAACTTAAAACAGTAATGCAGCACCAGCGAGGCAAAGTAAACATAGTGTGTTGTTGGTGATTCAGGAAACACTGAAGTCTATTTTCATTCTTGGTCTCATTTTGCTGGCAAGTATATACACAACTAACTGAGCAGAGAAAGCAAAAACAGATTTGTTTAAAGTGTAATCGACTTCATGTGCAACTAACATACTAAACATAAAAGTTAGTACACTGGGTATTAAATAGCCTATTAATAATTTTCTGCAAGAATTCATTTTTGGCTTTATTTGGAGCAAAGGTATAGCTATATGTCCATTTTTCAAATATTCTCCATACCTTCTCCTGTGGCTGAAGTGACAGGTAATCATGCAAGGTATATCTATTTATATAGCATATTTCATTTATGAGGCAGCCCGGTCTGCTGTACATATTCATAAGAAACGACAGGAGAACACATACAATGGGTAATATGTAATAACAGATGTCAACAGAAaatacatcatcattattattaccattattatcACCACCATCATAATAATTGGATGATtgaattatccatccatccatccatccatccatccatcaccttcatcatcatagTCAATGTACATTATGACTCCCTATCTTAATTAAAAGTGAGACAGTCTTATTAAAATTGACAGAGACCTTTTATAAAGTGATATGAAGAAAGCCTGGGTTAACAAAGAATTCAATAGAAAAGAGAAATGTTAGAATAGAAGTAATTACTCAGAACACAATGTCCTTGTTTGCACTGATATAAATGATCTCTGTGTTGTATGTTTAGTTGGGTAACATATCGTATTTCCTGACATTGCATTTTGCTGTCCAAGCAATGTGCTTTAAAGCAGAGTAAATTCATTTGGTTATATCTATTTGAAATTAGTGTAGACGGGTTAAACTTAACGcactataaatatataaatatttctattttctttaagTTCTAACTCCTtctattttatataattgtttggttgtttttctctttaatgagaaagtgttatttagtttttatacatGTAAAAGCTCTTCAAAGTTACAGAGGCCAGAATTTTGCACCaaaaggagttttttttcccaccGAAGACACTGCTTCAACTACCCAGTGGTCAAGTCTTTACATCTGTTAACTACCTACATGATCCTGTAACATGCTTGTGTAATTCCTGCCTActtgttttactatttttcaGCTAAACCAAACTCTTTGAAATGTTAGATCTGCGAGAATCTGTTTAATCATCTGCAGTTAAATGAGCACCTAGTGAAAAAGGTCTAAACAGCTGTACTAAAATGTGCTTCTTTTTCATTGCAGGGCTCTGTTTGTGAATCAGGTGGGTCTGTGCCTCATCGTCAGCAGTGCAGCAACCTGCGGCATCGTCATGTTTGCTTATTACCACAACTGTGATCCCCTGAAGTCAGGGAAGATTTCTGCACCAGATTTGGTATGTATATTTCTCTGGACTAGCACAGATGTCTCACAGTAACCTGCAAGTTCAGCTGAATTTTATTGTTATGATGCTGCAGTCATTGTTTTCCAATCatcataattaattatttaaataagatTGTCATTCATGTAATATTGTACACCAGATTTTACTCAGGGAGACCCTGTTGCAGATATTctgttttgttatatttggtTTAGACCAAGATAGAAAAGACCAACCTCTTTTCAATATTTTGAGAAATTCTGTTTCTCTTGCTTATATGATGtgcttcttttaaatgttttacatattaataatcacatttttacttttatctctTTGCTCAATTGATGAAGTATATGCCGTTCTTCGTGTTGGACATATTCAGAAATCATCCAGGCTTTCCAGGTCTTTTTCTTGCCTGTGCATACAGTGGGACTCTCaggtattttaatttttaattcacCTGTATAGATACCTTTATAAGAGAGATTTTACCAAAATACAGAAAGCCAGGGAGAAATGTAATCGTATTTAATTACACTTCATGTCTAAGGAATAAATTGTACTTTGGCTGTTGTGGCTGGCACCATCAGCTCATTGCAAGATGTTTACTGGTTTGAACCTTGGCTGGGCTCATTAAGTGTAGCGTTTGTATGTTCTTACCATGCTACATGGgctctctctgggtactccagcCTTGtctcacagtccaaaaacatgtttgttttacttgtttccCCTTTACTTACTTATATTATCATATTTGTTCTATATCTACAGTCAGTAGATTTATTAAACCAGCTGATTTTTGCGtttagttttatatatttttttgttttaaggtaAACCTTTGGTGAAGCCACCTCCATAGAGATGGAAATGATATTATGTAAAAATGAGTCACTTAGCTCCAAACATTACTGGTGTCATTTTTAACAGTACGGCTTCCACAAGCATGAATGCCATGGCTGCAGTTACTATGGAGGACCTGCTACGACCCCATCTGCTCCACATGACCCAGAAGAAACTGATCTTTGTTTCCAAAGGACTGTGTAGGTTGACTCGCACTAACAACTGATTTAACTTTAAGACATTATTAACTTCTTTTGTCCTAATATCAAAACATTCTAACCTGAAAACCAGAAGATCTGTGAGCTTCTGCTTTGTTTGCTGAGACCAAACACTTCTAACTCTGTTGTTGTGTCACTGATAAAAGAACTAG is a window encoding:
- the slc5a5 gene encoding sodium/iodide cotransporter isoform X1; amino-acid sequence: MKQQSAGEPSEPGFVLADYAVFAAMLSISMAIGLFQALKRKSGDSCADDFFTGGRSLPAVPVGLSLCASFMSAVQVLGVPSEGFRYGFKFLYMCLGQSINSLLTAYLFMPVFFRLGITSTNQYLKMRFGRGMQLLGSIQFVLATLLYTGIVIYAPALILNQATGLNMWVSLFSTGIICTLYTTLGGMKAVIWTDVFQIIVMLSGFIAVLIHGTVLVGSPSQVLEIAINGSRVNFNDFDFDPRKRYTFWTLSVGGTLVWLSMYGVNQAQVQRYISCRSERDAQWALFVNQVGLCLIVSSAATCGIVMFAYYHNCDPLKSGKISAPDLYMPFFVLDIFRNHPGFPGLFLACAYSGTLSTASTSMNAMAAVTMEDLLRPHLLHMTQKKLIFVSKGLSFLYGAGCITVAALSSFLDWGVLQGSFTVMGVVSGPLLGVFILGMFVPATNRLGAFSGILVGYCVSLWLAVGSTLYPPSEDTMGVLPSFTGNCEPSNITLSSSTNHGQHSISTPLHPINQGGIHNFYSMSYLYFGAMATSSVVLVGLIVSYATGPTKRSHIKEGLLWWDLNKKTVKVLSEHRTATVSRIYNFPACWDTVHTPVNLRRNNQEDKVSDKPHVVPLVNLHKEDVQ
- the slc5a5 gene encoding sodium/iodide cotransporter isoform X2 codes for the protein MKQQSAGLFQALKRKSGDSCADDFFTGGRSLPAVPVGLSLCASFMSAVQVLGVPSEGFRYGFKFLYMCLGQSINSLLTAYLFMPVFFRLGITSTNQYLKMRFGRGMQLLGSIQFVLATLLYTGIVIYAPALILNQATGLNMWVSLFSTGIICTLYTTLGGMKAVIWTDVFQIIVMLSGFIAVLIHGTVLVGSPSQVLEIAINGSRVNFNDFDFDPRKRYTFWTLSVGGTLVWLSMYGVNQAQVQRYISCRSERDAQWALFVNQVGLCLIVSSAATCGIVMFAYYHNCDPLKSGKISAPDLYMPFFVLDIFRNHPGFPGLFLACAYSGTLSTASTSMNAMAAVTMEDLLRPHLLHMTQKKLIFVSKGLSFLYGAGCITVAALSSFLDWGVLQGSFTVMGVVSGPLLGVFILGMFVPATNRLGAFSGILVGYCVSLWLAVGSTLYPPSEDTMGVLPSFTGNCEPSNITLSSSTNHGQHSISTPLHPINQGGIHNFYSMSYLYFGAMATSSVVLVGLIVSYATGPTKRSHIKEGLLWWDLNKKTVKVLSEHRTATVSRIYNFPACWDTVHTPVNLRRNNQEDKVSDKPHVVPLVNLHKEDVQ